The Acetivibrio cellulolyticus CD2 genome segment CTCACACAAATCGCCTTTTGTAGCTCCAAGATCTTCTCCTCCATGCCCAGGATCTATAACAACTTTAACCTCTTTGGGCTCAGGAATGGTATTTTCCTCCTCAATGACAGACGGATTACTTCCATTTTTCGAGTTGTTTTGGACATGATTGGGGTTACCATATATTTTTTCCTCTTTATATTGGTACTGTTTGAGGCTTACACTTACTAAGAAAAGTATCATGAAAAAAGACACCACAATAAGGAACCTAATTCTCATTGGTAGCTTTCCATATGAATCATATGCTTTTTTTAGAAATTTCAATATGATATCCATCCTGCATCTCCAGAAACCCTTATGGGTTTTATATCTGATACATATTTGACCTAATAAAATGCGGTTCAGCACACTTGATATTTTTGCACAAAACAAATTATTTTGTATGAAGTAATCCATAAACCCTAAGAATCTAAAATTAGTTCACAATTATTATCGTACAAAAATGATTTTTTTTCTATATGAATTTATTTACATAGTATGTATTTTTATTTAGTACTTAATCAAAGGTTAGTTTTTTTGCTTTTGCTAACACATCTTTACGCTAAAAAATAGCTGAAATATTTTTTAATAGTACAACCAAAAAAACAGCAAAAAAAAGGAGGTTCTCCCTCCCTCAGTTAAACTTTTATAAAATATCGCTCCAAATCAATTACGTTCCTCTACTACTGCAAATATCTGTTAACATCATCTAATGTTATTCCCTGATGTAGTGCAATATTTAAACCATTAGCTATAACCTTTGCAATTCTGTCAACTACATCGTCAATCTCCTTCGGAGTTACAATGAGGTTGCCTACATATGGCTCCAATACTTCCTGTATCAGTTGGTATTTCTCATTTCTGTCAATGTTCTTGAGCATACTGTAAAATTGCTTGTCTTCCTGAGCCTCATTTAGTAAGCTATCTATTACAAGATCAATTGTATCATTTGCCATTGTTGCAGCATCAACTACTGTTGGGACTCCAATAGCAATTACAGGCACTCCCAGCGTATTTAACGAAATCTCCATTCTCTTATTTCCAACGCCCGACCCTGGTGAAATTCCTGTATCCGCTATTTGAATAGTTGTATTCACGCGTTCCATCCTTCTAGAAGCAAGCGCATCAATAGCTATTACGACATCTGGCTTTATCCTCTCAACAATGCCTTTTACAATCTCTCCAGTCTCAATTCCAGTAATACCAAGCACACCAGGTGCAACGGCACATACTGGTCTAACACCCTCATCTACCTGTTTAGGTACATATTCGAGCAGATGCCTCGTTACCATCAACCCACTTGTAACCTTTGGTCCTAAAGCATCCGGAGTAACATTCCAGTTCCCCAGCCCTACAACTAAAATAGTAGATTTTTCACTAAGATTTAGTATTCTTACAAGTTCCTGTGAAAGTGCTTTACAGGTGTCCTCGTACAATACCTGATCATTTTCCTTAAGTCTTGGAACTTCAAGTGTTACATAGTTTCCCATCGGTTTTCCAATTGATGCTTCACCTGTCGGCGAGGTTACCTTTACCCTGGTAATTTTAATATCTTGGGTACCTGCATGTTCAACAACTACGCCGGGTAGATCCGGTTGTTGCACAGCACCCTTTGCTTGTTCCTGCTCTTGTACAAACTCATGAGCTTCAAGCGCTAAGTCAGTTGTAATATTTCTACTCTGAATCATCAGACTCTTCCTTTCATCGTTTGTTAATTATCCTTAATCGTTAATTTAAAAATCATATTCATATTTTTTCACACATTTCATTTTAAATACCTTGCTTTTTATTTTCTTTCATGTTAAAATACAACTTGTTAATTAACTCGCAGGAGGTGAATGGATTGCCAAATATTAAATCAGCCATAAAAAGAGTTAAAGTTACTAAGGCTAAGACTCTTAAGAATAGTATTAAAAAGTCAGTTTTAAAGACTACTATTAAAAAGTGTAAAGAAGCTATCGCTACTAATGATGCTTCAGCTGCTACTGTTCTCAAGAGTACAATTGAGACTATAGATAAGTCAGCAGCAAAGAATATATTACACAAGAACACCGCTGCGAGAAGAAAGTCAAAACTTGCTAAGGCACTTAACGCTGCAAATAAAAAATAATAAAAAAAACGTACATAAAAGTACGTTTTTTATTTGAGGAATTTGCGTGGCAAATATCCTAAAATTTCTGGGGCTTAATGCCCCAGAAATTTTTATTTCACCCTTATACATGTGCTTAAACTTATAGATATAAAAAAATAATTTTCAACATAAAATTTCCTGTTTCCCTAACCGTTTCCCAGTTTATTAATAAGTAATTCTGCTGCTATCCTATCGTTTATTCTCCCTGTTTTTATCGCCAAATCAAGTTCAAAAGCTTCCTTTATTCCTTCCTTAAGCTTTTCAATACTAAAGCTTTTAGCCTGATTGGATACTTTTCCACCTGCATATGGAGTAATTCCTATTTTTGCGGAAGCATCCTTAACACTTAACCCTTCCTTGCAGAGGAGTTTCATCTCCAACACATGCCTTAGCTGCCTTGTAATCATAAAAAGTATTTTAGGAAGTGGCTCCCTTAGTATAACCATATCATTTAAGAGTTTAAGTGCCTTATCAATATTTTTCTCTGCAACAGCATCTGTCAAATCAAATATCCTGCTCTTTACCGATTTGGTACATACTTTTTCTATATCCTCTATAGTAACCCTTGTCCTATCCCCTACATACATAACAAGCTTGTTTACTTCATTCAGAATTTCGGTCATTCCCTGTTCACAAATCTCAATTAAATAGGACGCATCTTCAATAGTTATTTCCTTCTTATTCGACTTCAAAACTTTTGTGACCCACTTAACCAACTCTGCCGGCTTTTGAAAAGCAAATTCTACGATCAGCCCATTCTTCTTCACAGCATCAACAGTTTTGAGCCTCTTATCAATCTCTTCCTCATAAAATACAACCACCGTATAGGCTGGCACATTTTTTAAGTAATTTTGCAGATCATCCTTTGCACTTTGCTGCTTTGCCCCTTCTTTACCAGACTTAAATACGCCGGAATTTTTAACAAGAACCAGTTTCTTTTCCGAAAAAACAGGCAAAGTTTCACAGGCATCCTCAATTTTTTGCATCTCAAATTTCCCCTCTAATACTATCTTGTTTAACATTGATAGGTCATTATCAAGGATAGCTTTCTCAATACTCTCCAAATAGTATTTCTTCAAAAATTCCTCATGTCCATAAAAAAGGTACAGATTCCCCAGTTTATTATTTTTAAGTTCTTCCTTTAGAACATCAATACTCATATAATTCACCCTGCCCGCTCTACTGTTCTTTTTATTTTAATATCCTTGCCGTATGTTTTCAGAACTATTGCACCATCAAAATCCGTTCTGAACATCATAATCCCGCTGTTTTCAAGTACTTGTAATACATCATCCGAAGGATGTCCGAAGTTATTCTTTCCTACACTTATTACTGCAACATCAGGTCTTGTACGTTCTAAAAACTCACTGCATGTTGAGCCTGAAGATCCATGATGCGCAACCTTCAACACATCCGCCTTCAAATCAATATTATCACTTATCAGAATGTCCTCAGCTTCTTTTTCAATATCTCCTGTAAATAGAATGCTGATATCTTTATAATGCAATTTTAGCACTAATGAATTATTATTTAAAGGCGATTTTTCAATATATGTACCTTTTTTAGGTGCCAGAACATCTAGATATGTCATATTATCAAGCTTTATCGAGTCTCCGCTAGCACACATTTCCAATTGAATTTTCTCCTGACCGGCAATCTTGCATATGCTTTCGAGCCCTGCATCCAGAGTAATTTCTGGTATAATCAAATTATCAACCTTTAATTCCTTGAGTACCGATATCAATCCTTGAATGTGGTCGTCGTGCCCATGAGTTGCGATGACCAGATCAAGTCGGCCAATTCCGCAATCCAACAGGAAAGGAAGTACAATATTTTCACCTACACTTGTACTTTTATTAGTTGCACTGCTGTATCCTCCCCCATCTATTAATACAGTCTTACCCTGGCTCGTTTTAATCAGAGCACAGTCCCCCTGCCCAACATCTAGAAATGTCACTTCAAGTTCCTTAGGAGTTATTACTCCATACACAATTGTTCCAAATACCAACAAGGCTGCCAGCGCAAAGTATTTTACATTTAATTTTGCTTTAAACTTTGGCTTGTACCAGAAAAAATATGTAATAGCTGCATAATAGCAAATAACCAATATTACCGAAGGCGTAGTAAGTGTTATCACAGACCATGGCATACTTGCGGAAAACTTGGTTACAAGAAGCACAAAACTTAATAGTACGTTATTTATATATCCTATAAGTATGGAAAGCCCAACATGTATTTGGCCCAATAGAGCCATTAGTGATCCAAGGATTGTTATAAATTCGACTATAGGTACAACAAGTAAATTCGATAGAATAGATACAACCGAAACTTTGTTGAAATAAAATACTGTTATTGGCAATACGCCTATCTGTGCTGATATTGTAGCTGCCAATACATCTACAACAAAGGACGGAAGAAATTTAAAACTGAGCTTTTCTTTTATATATTTGTAAAAAAGGACTAAAGATATGGTAGCTGCGAAAGATAATTGGAAGCCTATATTAAAAAGGATTCCAGGGTTATAAAAGAGCAATAACAATGCAGCAAAAGATATGCTTGTAAAAACCTCCGTCTCTCTCCAAATTATCTGCCCTATCAAAATTACAGCAGCCATAATTACAGCCCTAAGAACTGAGGGTTCAAATCCAGTAATCAGGGTAAATATCATTAGAATTGCAATTATTGATATATTGGCATACTTTTGCCGGATTTTGAGCTTACCGAATATAAAAACAAGAGGCAATATGATAAACGCGACGTTACTACCTGAAACGGCCATAATATGCGACAAGCCAGAATCACTAAAGGCGTCCTGTACCTCTTCACTCAAATCCTGCTTGTAACCTATCAACATACCGTTTAGAAGTCCAGCCTGCTGAGGCGGCAAGCTTTCATTTATAACATAAACTATTCTTGACCTCATATATAGCCCAAGTTTAACAAGAAAATTACCCCTGTTTTCTTCTCCAAGTCTCAAGTTATATTCCATGGCAAAAAGTGTTGCAGAAATACCGTTATGACTCAAATATGTTCTATAATTAAACCCCTCAGGATTTGTACTCCCTTTAGGAATATTGAGCGTGCCGCTAACCATAACTTCCCTGCCATAATCTATAAAGCCACCATCACCCTTAGGTGTAGTTAAAAGTATCCTCCCTTTTAACCTATCCGGTTCTGAAGACCAATCTCCAATAGAAACCTCTTCTGTCTTAAGCTCATAAACTACTTTGTAGCTATCTGCATCAGGCGCCGAATCAATATAACCTCTGATGTATACCTGCTCACCGGCATAATCGCTGAATTTATATGTATTTTGATTGTATGTATACAAATAGTATAAAGATCCCATAAGATAGAAAATTACAATACCAGCCAGTAAAAACCCAAACATGTCCTTTACTTTCCACAGAGCAAGAGCAATAAGTATAAGAAGAATGCCCGAATAGAAAACAAACTGATAAGATTGAGTTATATGAGCAAATAATATCCCTGCCATAAAAGAAATGCATAAAAAAACAAGCGGCCTATTCATACATTCACCCCAGAACAATTGCTGAATAATGCTGAAAATCAGTATGGCTGTAACGAAACGATTCACCATATGATAACTGTGAAGTAACATTTCAGCTATTTCTTATCATATTTTCTAACTCAAAAAAGCTCCTGTATTATAAGGAGCTTTTTAATAAAAAATAATGTACTATTCAAGAACTCTTCTGCCTGTCATATAACATTCATTGTAAAAACCGCTGGTTATATTGCTTATCACTACCTTTTTGGCTGAGCTTCCCGAAGACGCATGAATAAAGCAGCCATTTCCTATATATATTCCTGCATGGTTAATTTTATTCATACCTCCATTTGTATCGAAGAAAACCAAATCTCCAGGCTGCAATTCAGCCTTTGATACCTTTGAACCCTGTGTTGCCTGATCAGAAGCAACACGATTTAAGCTAATTCCAAAATGATTAAAAACATACCATACAAATCCCGAACAATCAAAACCATTTGGCGAAGTACCTCCATAAACATACTTCACACCAAGAAACTGCTTTGCATACTCAACAATTTCAGCGCGCTTGCTTGAAGAATCGGAGCTAGTGGTATCTCCACCTCTTGATGCAAGTGTGGAATCAGTCAAAACATACGTACTGTATACCCAACCATTTACACCACTTGAGGTCTTTATATGATACCATTCAGGTGCACTCTCCAAAATCTCTACTTTCTCACCCTTATCCACCTGACAAATTACACCGTAGTTTTTCCCAGGACCTTCTCTAACATTAACATCATCTCCATCAATAATCCCTTTTATCACTACAGCAACAGTTTCAGTCTCTTTTGATGAAGTCACATTTTCAGCTTTATCGGTATTTTCTGTCGTCTCAGTAGACACTTCCTGATTCTTATCAGTAGAATCTTCCGTTTTCTCTGAATCCTTAGCTTTCTCTGAATCTTCCGTTTTCTCTGAATCTTTTGCTTTCTGGGTCGACTTTATACTTTCCACAGGGAAAATATCTCCGTGCACCCAACCAGTCTTACCATTAATACTAATCTTGTACCACTTGCCTGAGTTTTCTAGAATAGTTGCATCAGAATCCCTAAAAATTTTCCCTGCTATATTGTTTGATATAATTGAATCCTGCTGAACATTTGAAGTGCTTTCAGCAACCTTACTATCATCGACGGCATCTGCATAAGAAAACGAAAACGTTAAAAAAACTGAAAGGTTTAATACTGCCAAACACGAAATTGCTTTACTGAACCTTAACATACTTAACCTCCTACTTTATATCTTTCTTTTATTTATAGTAGTCAGCTTTATCAGCTTCATTTGGGTATATCGTAGGACTTTTCATTTCTATAATATTGACAAAATAATTATACATGTATGTCTTTTCTTTGTCAAACCATTAATATCCCGCTAAACATCTCTTGTGTCAATTATAACACGGTCCCTTATCTGTTAACATAATGTATAAGTCCCAAATTAAGAATAATGAACATAGTATATATCGACTACTTATTTAGGATTATTAACACATAAAGAATAGATATCAATTATGTCTCCTACACTAGCCTATGCATTATTATTGCGTTTTGCACCTCTCCGCTTAATCTGATACATTCATCTATCCTTCCATACTTTTCAAAACCCAAGCGGCTCCAGAACTTGTCCCCCCTGCTATTACATTCTGCAACAGCTAAATATACTCTTTGAATATTACTTTTCATTTTTGTGTAAGCAATAAACAAATTAACAATTTTTGTTCCATAGCCTTTACTCTGAAAGGCTTGATCTATAATAAGCGTATTAATCCAGGCTGCTGATCCATTGTTAAATTTGATTTGCCCCTTTAAAACCCCTATCATTTCTCCAGTAGCAGCAATAAAAATGCCCGAAAAAAAGTGATCCTGGCTCTGTTGAATTTTATTATACAACACTGTCAACTGATTCAATGTAACTGGCCCTTCAATGCCTGTTGCATATTTAAAATCATCTTCATTATACCATTTAAGTACATATTCAAGGTTTACGGGAGTAATATTCTTTAAATAAACATCTTCACCTTTGACATTTACATTATACATAAGACCTCCACGCTTAAACCAAATTGCTTTTGCTACTTTAACCCTTACTTTTAATTATTCTACAATCTAATTTGAAAATCCTTCAAAAAAATTGCTATAAAATTCATATCATAAAAATTAGTTTTTGTCTAACAATAATGTTGTACAGGTAAATAACATTAAAGCAATTTAAGTAAGTTTACTTTGGCTAACCTGGATTTAATTAATATCTGCATTATTCTTATCTTCTTAAGAAGGTTTAGTGCAGTTAGTGCTAACAAGGAGGTGAATCAATTATGGCTAACAATAACAATCAAAAAGTTGTACCAGGCGCAGGAAATGCTCTTGACAAAATGAAATATGAAATCGCATCACAAGTTGGCGTTAACTTAAAGCAAGGATACAATGGTGATATATCAGCTAAAGATGCAGGTAAAGTAGGCGGAAATATTACTAAAAAGCTTATTCAGATGGCTGAACAGCAGTTGTCTGGCAAATAAGAACTAACTACTTCAAAAAAAGGCTGTGCGATCATATTGCACAACCTTTTTTGTAATGCTTGTCATAGCCGGATAAGTCAAATAGCTTTACAGCCTATTTCTCTCCCAAGAACCATACATGAAAGTTTTTCCTCCCACGGCTCAATCTCCTAAGAAAATCTGCTTGAGTTTACTGCCCTTGTATATGTAATAATAAGGTTCATTCGCATTACCAGATTCAATAATCCACCTGCTGTTTTTATTATACAAGGTAGAATACTCCATTTTGGTGCATGTTGTAACATCAGCGCTTTCAAAGCAATTCCCATTCCACTTGAATATCTCTACGAATGTAGGAAGACTTCCCCTAGATGTTGCTGTAAGTTCCTGTCTGCCATCCTCATCCAGATCATTAATGTTTAAATTACTATAATCCAGGAAGCAGTGCCATTTACCATCCTTGTATCCTATGACCCACGCAGTTTCACAAGTAGCTCCTGACCCTCCCATTATGAAAAAATCCTTAATCCCATCGTTTGTAAGATCTACCAGTTCAACCTGGCTTATCCCGTCAAACCCAAAACAACTGATCAGGCCTAAATTATATACTTTACCTCCTGCTTCTAGATAAGCATAAACATCCTTTAATGTATCCGACTGGCTTTCACAATAGAAACTAAGGGTTGCTTTTTTCTTACCTGGTAAATCACCGTAATATACGCTGCTACCCTTTACCCATCTTTTATCAGGCGTGCCCTCTATAAGAGGTTTTATCTCATGCGGTATAAATATCAGATCAATATTATTAAGCATACGGGAACTTCCAACTGGTGTGGGAGCAGAAGTATTCAGTGTATTGCTCGTAATTTGAGGAGTTAAGACAATCGTATTCTGCAAATTAGCATCAGGTCCAACGCTTGCAGTATTGGCACAACCTGCTGTTATAAGTAATAGAATCATTATGTATGGCCAGAATTTCTTCATATGCATACCTCTCTGTATAATTTCGAAATTACTTGAATTATACTGTCACTGGGTTTTTAAGTCAAGATATCAATACAAAATATATATTTCATTTCACCGGCCATTCCTTCTTTGCACAATATTAAGACTATGATCAATAAATAGTTTTCTTAATTTCTTATTAATATCTTCCGGTATAGAAAAATAGGTTCCATTATAACGCACATTACTACACCCATCTCCTGCAATATAAATATCTAAATTTCCTGTTTCTTTGTATATTGTAATCCTAGGATCTCCTGACCCAAAACAAGCTGGTGGATTATTGAGTTTTTGGGTAGCATTTAGCCAACTGCAAATATTAATAATAATATTTTTATCACTAATATCCGATGTCTTTCCATCTGATGTATTTAACTCAATCTTGACTACATCTTCATAATTGAATTCTAATGCTCTATTTCGGTTTACTTGAAAATATATAACAGTTAATATTAAAAGAATTATAACTGCGCTAATTAAATAACCACATTTATACTTTTTACTCATTTAACTCCACATCATACCTTTCGTAATAATTTTTCATTCATGCCCAAGGAATGAATCACAAAAAGTTTACGATAATTACAACATCATTGACTCTACTTGCTTTATTGCTTTTTTATCAAGAACTCCACCGCTTAATGCTTTAAATATGTAGCTTTCTATCTTATCATTTGTTTGGTACTTTCTTATCATTGTAAGAACTTCTAAAATATCTAATAAAACAAGTTTTTGCATTGTTGCCCTAATGCTTGATATATCAATACCTATGATTTTATCCGCAATTATTAAATGCAACTGCTTTTTGTATGGTATAATTTTCTTCAATGACTGGATGCACTGCCGAACAGTAATTGGTTTGTCATCATTAAAAAGCAGAGCGTAATCATCAATAATTTCTTCAAATTTGTTCTCATTATCCCATCTAACGTTCTCAGCAATAAGCATTAAACCAATACTTCTCTGATATGAATTTTCACTTTTAAGTTTTTTATAAAAAACATCCCAATAACCATAAATATCATCAAAGCTACCAGAACGGCTTTGTAGAAGAAGAAAAGCTTGATACCTTACTTTATCATCTTTTTCAGATAACCATTCTATAAGTTGATTTAATTCCTCGCTATTAAGATTATTTGACGCTTCCAATATATCATTTTTTTCAATTGACAATAACCTTTCAAGACTTATCATACCAAACCCTCCAACTCCTGAATTATTCATTTGTTCTAAATAATTTCACCTTTCATCGTCCTGTCGAACTCAATTTATCAAGTTCTTCATTACTAATACTATCTGTATAATGTTGAATTTTCTGGCGCAACTCCACTTTTTACTATTTTTAAACAATTATAACACAATCATGGTAGATTTGGTACTTTGTTTATTTTATCTAGCGGTAATCCCAGCTTAATCCAGTTATAATGCCTGAAATAAGGTGTTAGAATGTTACGGCACATGTCTAATTTCTATTAATCCCCAATTATGTATTTTTTGCGCACAAATTTGTTCTTTCATACATTTATACTACCTATAATTTTCAACTTTGCTATTACATAATGATACTTTTTCACAAAAGACCAAGCAATAATTCATTATTATTTATGAACTATTTACATTAACATTTCCATTCAAATATTATATACTTATTACATACACTGATACTTTTTCATACATTCCTTCTATACAATATAGATTGAATACGCTACGACAATAAATCGTAGCTTTTTGTTTGCACTTTATTGCATGCTCAACAATATTCAACAATATAACCCAACTTTCATTTATATAATTTAGACAGAAAAATTTACCTAACCAGCAATATTATTGTATAGATTACCCATTAACTTAATATTAGTATATCTATATAATAATAACTGTACGGTTAACGTACTTTTCCTCTATACATTTTATTTGCCTGCGGCAGAAACCAGCTGCAGTTTTTTATTAAGATTTCAATTTTACAAGCTCCAAAATTTTATACCACTCTATGGGGGCAAACCCCCTTTGCTCCCATAGTAAGTTATTTTCAAACTATCTTAAAGTATATTAAGTTTCTCTCCCTTTAACACCTTGTTCATATTTCTTACTGCACACATTTTGCCACACATAGTACATGTATCTTCATGTTCGGGCATAGAGCTTTCTCTATACTTTTTTGGTTTCTCGCTGTCAATTGAAAGTTCAAACATCTTATTCCAATCTAAATTTTTTCTTGCTTCACTCATTTTGTAATCCCAGTCTCTAGCGCCCCTTATTCCCTTGGCGATATCTGCTGCATGTGCAGCTATCCTTGAGGCTATTATCCCTTCCTTCATATCGTCAATATCAGGAAGTCTCAAATGTTCAGCCGGTGTGACATAGCAAAGAAAATCAGCTCCATTGGCTGCTGCTATAGCTCCACCTATTGCACTTGTTATATGATCGTAGCCTGGAGCAATATCAGTTACGAGAGGCCCTAACACATAGAATGGTGCCCCATGGCATAATCTCTTTTCGAGTATCATATTTGCAGCAATTTCATTAATTGCCATGTGCCCAGGCCCTTCTATCATAACCTGAACATTCCTTTCCCATGCTCTTTTAGTAAGTTCTCCTAATGCAATAAGTTCGTCAATCTGGGATGCATCCGTTGAATCATTTATGCTTCCAGGTCTACAAGCATCTCCAAGACTCATTGTCACATCGTATTTTGCAAATATCTCCAGTACTGTGTCATAGTATTCGTAAAACGGATTTTCATTTCCAGTAAGCTCCATCCATGCAAATAAGAGTGAGCCGCCTCTTGAAACAATATTGGTGAGCCTTCCGTTTTTCTTAAAGCGTCTAGCTGTTTCCCTGTTTATACCTGCATGGATAGTCATAAAGTCAACACCGTCAGCAGCATGTTTCTCAACTACCTCTAAAAACTCCCTAGCGGTTATATCTGAAAGCTCCTTATCATAAAAACCAACTGCATCATATATCGGCACTGTTCCAATCATGGCAGAAGATATACTAACAAGCTTCCTTCTAAATTCCTGCGTTTTTCCATAAGAACTCAAGTCCATTATTGCCTCAGCCTTAAGCTCAATCGCCTTTTTCACCTTCTCGATTTCAAGATCAAAGCTACAGCAATCCTTTGATATTCCCAAGTTTACATTTATTTTTGTCCTAAGACCTTCACCAATGCCCTCTGGATCTATAGCATGATGGTTTTTGTTTGCAGGAATTATCACCTTACCTTGAGCTATAAGTTCTTGGAGCTCTTTTATATCCTTACCTTCCTTCCTAGCTACAATTTCCATTTCATTTGTCACA includes the following:
- the gpr gene encoding GPR endopeptidase, which codes for MIQSRNITTDLALEAHEFVQEQEQAKGAVQQPDLPGVVVEHAGTQDIKITRVKVTSPTGEASIGKPMGNYVTLEVPRLKENDQVLYEDTCKALSQELVRILNLSEKSTILVVGLGNWNVTPDALGPKVTSGLMVTRHLLEYVPKQVDEGVRPVCAVAPGVLGITGIETGEIVKGIVERIKPDVVIAIDALASRRMERVNTTIQIADTGISPGSGVGNKRMEISLNTLGVPVIAIGVPTVVDAATMANDTIDLVIDSLLNEAQEDKQFYSMLKNIDRNEKYQLIQEVLEPYVGNLIVTPKEIDDVVDRIAKVIANGLNIALHQGITLDDVNRYLQ
- the rpsT gene encoding 30S ribosomal protein S20 yields the protein MPNIKSAIKRVKVTKAKTLKNSIKKSVLKTTIKKCKEAIATNDASAATVLKSTIETIDKSAAKNILHKNTAARRKSKLAKALNAANKK
- the holA gene encoding DNA polymerase III subunit delta; its protein translation is MSIDVLKEELKNNKLGNLYLFYGHEEFLKKYYLESIEKAILDNDLSMLNKIVLEGKFEMQKIEDACETLPVFSEKKLVLVKNSGVFKSGKEGAKQQSAKDDLQNYLKNVPAYTVVVFYEEEIDKRLKTVDAVKKNGLIVEFAFQKPAELVKWVTKVLKSNKKEITIEDASYLIEICEQGMTEILNEVNKLVMYVGDRTRVTIEDIEKVCTKSVKSRIFDLTDAVAEKNIDKALKLLNDMVILREPLPKILFMITRQLRHVLEMKLLCKEGLSVKDASAKIGITPYAGGKVSNQAKSFSIEKLKEGIKEAFELDLAIKTGRINDRIAAELLINKLGNG
- a CDS encoding DNA internalization-related competence protein ComEC/Rec2, which codes for MAGILFAHITQSYQFVFYSGILLILIALALWKVKDMFGFLLAGIVIFYLMGSLYYLYTYNQNTYKFSDYAGEQVYIRGYIDSAPDADSYKVVYELKTEEVSIGDWSSEPDRLKGRILLTTPKGDGGFIDYGREVMVSGTLNIPKGSTNPEGFNYRTYLSHNGISATLFAMEYNLRLGEENRGNFLVKLGLYMRSRIVYVINESLPPQQAGLLNGMLIGYKQDLSEEVQDAFSDSGLSHIMAVSGSNVAFIILPLVFIFGKLKIRQKYANISIIAILMIFTLITGFEPSVLRAVIMAAVILIGQIIWRETEVFTSISFAALLLLFYNPGILFNIGFQLSFAATISLVLFYKYIKEKLSFKFLPSFVVDVLAATISAQIGVLPITVFYFNKVSVVSILSNLLVVPIVEFITILGSLMALLGQIHVGLSILIGYINNVLLSFVLLVTKFSASMPWSVITLTTPSVILVICYYAAITYFFWYKPKFKAKLNVKYFALAALLVFGTIVYGVITPKELEVTFLDVGQGDCALIKTSQGKTVLIDGGGYSSATNKSTSVGENIVLPFLLDCGIGRLDLVIATHGHDDHIQGLISVLKELKVDNLIIPEITLDAGLESICKIAGQEKIQLEMCASGDSIKLDNMTYLDVLAPKKGTYIEKSPLNNNSLVLKLHYKDISILFTGDIEKEAEDILISDNIDLKADVLKVAHHGSSGSTCSEFLERTRPDVAVISVGKNNFGHPSDDVLQVLENSGIMMFRTDFDGAIVLKTYGKDIKIKRTVERAG
- a CDS encoding SH3 domain-containing C40 family peptidase, translated to MLRFSKAISCLAVLNLSVFLTFSFSYADAVDDSKVAESTSNVQQDSIISNNIAGKIFRDSDATILENSGKWYKISINGKTGWVHGDIFPVESIKSTQKAKDSEKTEDSEKAKDSEKTEDSTDKNQEVSTETTENTDKAENVTSSKETETVAVVIKGIIDGDDVNVREGPGKNYGVICQVDKGEKVEILESAPEWYHIKTSSGVNGWVYSTYVLTDSTLASRGGDTTSSDSSSKRAEIVEYAKQFLGVKYVYGGTSPNGFDCSGFVWYVFNHFGISLNRVASDQATQGSKVSKAELQPGDLVFFDTNGGMNKINHAGIYIGNGCFIHASSGSSAKKVVISNITSGFYNECYMTGRRVLE
- a CDS encoding GNAT family N-acetyltransferase, encoding MYNVNVKGEDVYLKNITPVNLEYVLKWYNEDDFKYATGIEGPVTLNQLTVLYNKIQQSQDHFFSGIFIAATGEMIGVLKGQIKFNNGSAAWINTLIIDQAFQSKGYGTKIVNLFIAYTKMKSNIQRVYLAVAECNSRGDKFWSRLGFEKYGRIDECIRLSGEVQNAIIMHRLV
- a CDS encoding alpha/beta-type small acid-soluble spore protein, which produces MANNNNQKVVPGAGNALDKMKYEIASQVGVNLKQGYNGDISAKDAGKVGGNITKKLIQMAEQQLSGK
- the thiC gene encoding phosphomethylpyrimidine synthase ThiC — translated: MYTTQMDAAKKGIVTNEMEIVARKEGKDIKELQELIAQGKVIIPANKNHHAIDPEGIGEGLRTKINVNLGISKDCCSFDLEIEKVKKAIELKAEAIMDLSSYGKTQEFRRKLVSISSAMIGTVPIYDAVGFYDKELSDITAREFLEVVEKHAADGVDFMTIHAGINRETARRFKKNGRLTNIVSRGGSLLFAWMELTGNENPFYEYYDTVLEIFAKYDVTMSLGDACRPGSINDSTDASQIDELIALGELTKRAWERNVQVMIEGPGHMAINEIAANMILEKRLCHGAPFYVLGPLVTDIAPGYDHITSAIGGAIAAANGADFLCYVTPAEHLRLPDIDDMKEGIIASRIAAHAADIAKGIRGARDWDYKMSEARKNLDWNKMFELSIDSEKPKKYRESSMPEHEDTCTMCGKMCAVRNMNKVLKGEKLNIL